The following are encoded in a window of Salinibacter grassmerensis genomic DNA:
- a CDS encoding metallophosphoesterase family protein, whose product MADAPCRILCTGDLHLGRYPSRTQSRDRTWAVDHVWEDTVSYAVQQAVDVVVLTGDVVDEQNKRYEALGPIQRGLRRLEEAGIPVVAVAGNHDFDALPRLAEMVEAEHFHLLGRGGEWSTTTVTPEGRSPVQFVGWSFRKAHAQDSPVESFPEEHLRDDGPTVGVLHADLNAPESVYAPVSLDALRQCPVSAWLLGHIHAPSLRDDRSPPVLYPGSLQPLDPSETGPHGPWRVEVAPDGDGTATQATQLPRATLRYEHLNVSVDAIKEEGAVEAAVTDAMRDRLRTACEEGPTPQRLVCRLTLTGRTSAHRAVCDLAETWPGKLEVPVAESTAVVEAATARTRPALDLERIAEGTDPPAVLAQLLLAVRDGEEDEHAQDAWAAIKEACSAVQNSPAYDPLPDADALSPDQETLADMVQRQGLLLLDELRSQTDAVPHE is encoded by the coding sequence GTGGCCGACGCACCGTGTCGGATTTTGTGTACTGGGGATCTTCATCTCGGGCGCTACCCGTCCCGCACCCAGTCGCGCGACCGGACGTGGGCGGTCGATCACGTGTGGGAGGACACGGTGTCGTACGCCGTACAGCAGGCGGTGGACGTGGTGGTGCTGACGGGGGACGTCGTTGACGAGCAGAACAAGCGGTACGAGGCACTGGGCCCGATCCAGCGGGGCCTCCGCCGGCTCGAAGAGGCTGGAATTCCGGTCGTGGCGGTGGCCGGGAATCACGACTTCGATGCGCTTCCCCGCCTGGCCGAGATGGTTGAGGCGGAGCACTTCCACCTTCTGGGGCGTGGCGGAGAGTGGAGCACCACCACTGTGACGCCGGAGGGGCGTTCGCCTGTCCAATTTGTGGGGTGGTCGTTCCGGAAGGCACACGCACAGGACTCCCCGGTCGAGTCGTTTCCGGAGGAGCACCTCCGCGACGACGGCCCGACGGTGGGGGTGTTGCACGCCGACCTGAATGCCCCCGAGAGCGTCTACGCCCCAGTGTCGCTCGACGCCCTGCGCCAGTGCCCCGTATCGGCGTGGCTCCTGGGCCACATCCATGCGCCCTCGCTGCGAGACGACCGATCGCCCCCCGTGCTGTACCCCGGCTCGCTCCAGCCGCTGGACCCGTCAGAGACGGGCCCCCACGGTCCCTGGCGTGTAGAGGTAGCCCCGGACGGGGACGGTACGGCGACACAGGCGACACAACTGCCCCGCGCCACCCTCCGCTACGAGCACCTCAACGTGAGTGTGGACGCGATAAAAGAGGAAGGGGCCGTCGAGGCCGCGGTGACGGACGCGATGCGCGACCGACTCCGAACGGCCTGCGAGGAAGGCCCCACGCCGCAGCGGCTCGTCTGTCGCCTCACGCTCACGGGCCGCACGTCCGCCCACCGTGCGGTGTGCGACCTGGCGGAGACGTGGCCGGGCAAGCTCGAGGTGCCGGTTGCGGAGTCGACCGCTGTCGTGGAGGCGGCCACCGCCCGAACGCGCCCGGCCCTCGACCTGGAGCGCATTGCGGAGGGCACCGATCCGCCGGCCGTGCTCGCCCAGCTTCTTCTGGCGGTGCGGGACGGGGAGGAGGACGAGCACGCCCAGGACGCCTGGGCCGCGATCAAGGAGGCGTGCTCGGCGGTCCAGAACTCGCCTGCCTACGACCCGCTCCCCGACGCGGACGCCCTGTCGCCGGATCAGGAGACGCTCGCCGACATGGTCCAGCGTCAGGGACTCCTGCTCCTCGACGAACTGCGCTCTCAGACCGACGCTGTGCCCCACGAATGA